A region from the Ciconia boyciana chromosome 1, ASM3463844v1, whole genome shotgun sequence genome encodes:
- the SLC19A2 gene encoding thiamine transporter 1 codes for MVRRPWGGRPARRSARAGSGGGCCWMLPTGLLCAYGFFCSVRPSEPFLTRYLLGPHKNLSETQVFNEIYPVWTYSYLALLFPVFLATDYLRYKPVVLLQGLSLIVTWFMLLYAQGLRAVQFLEFFYGMGTATDIAYYSYIYSVVDVNLYQKVTSYCRSATLVGYTVGSVSGQVLVSVAGWSLFSLNVISLTSISIAFGTAWFLPMPQKSLFFHHVSNQQLSWEMKVMDCKNGSAVQDHPSVQRAPGWEDETKVPLNGEGHSAEKESMQEQKVDIVKVLKDLWQDFLQCYSSQTMLCWSVWWALSTCGYFQVINYAQGLWEMVLPSHSMEIYNGAVEAVSTLLGAVAVFVVGHIKTSWAMWGEVALALFSFLIAATVYIMDTVRNIWVCYASYVVFRIIYMLLITIATFQIATNLSVERYALVFGVNTFIALALQTLLTLIVVDASGLGLDIFTQFMIYASYFAAISLVFLGSGIYSIMRAYRGQEQVQSRSPESQ; via the exons ATGGTGAGGAGGCCATGGGGGGGCCGGCCGGCGCGGCGCTCCGCCCGAGCTGGCAGCGGCGGCGGGTGCTGCTGGATGCTGCCCACGGGGCTGCTGTGCGCCTATGGCTTCTTCTGCAGCGTGCGGCCCTCCGAGCCCTTCCTCACCCGGTACCTGCTGGGGCCGCACAAAAACCTCTCCGAGACCCAG gtGTTCAATGAGATTTACCCGGTGTGGACATACTCCTACCTGGCACTGCTGTTCCCGGTGTTCCTGGCCACAGACTACCTGCGGTACAAGCCCGTGGTCCTGCTGCAAGGCCTGAGCCTCATCGTCACCTGGTTCATGCTGCTGTACGCCCAGGGGCTGCGGGCCGTCCAGTTCCTCGAGTTCTTCTACGGGATGGGGACTGCCACTGACATTGCCTATTACTCCTACATCTACAGTGTTGTCGATGTCAACTTGTACCAGAAGGTCACCAGCTACTGCCGGAGTGCCACCCTGGTGGGCTACACGGTGGGCTCGGTGTCCGGGCAGGTCCTTGTGTCGGTGGCAGGATGGTCCCTCTTCAGCTTGAATGTTATCTCCTTAACCAGCATATCCATTGCCTTTGGTACAGCGTGGTTCCTGCCGATGCcacaaaaaagccttttctttcaccACGTCTCAAATCAGCAGCTCAGTTGGGAAATGAAGGTCATGGACTGTAAAAATGGATCGGCTGTCCAAGATCATCCCAGCGTGCAGAGGGCACCCGGCTGGGAGGATGAGACAAAAGTTCCCTTAAATGGGGAGGGTcattcagcagagaaagag tcTATGCAGGAGCAGAAAGTAGACATTGTAAAGGTGCTCAAAGATCTCTGGCAGGACTTCCTGCAGTGCTACTCGTCCCAGACCATGCTCTGCTGGTCTGTGTGGTGGGCACTGTCCACCTGCGGCTACTTCCAGGTCATCAACTATGCTCAGGGCCTGTGGGAGATGGTGCTGCCTTCTCACAGCATGGAGATCTACAATGGTGCCGTGGAGGCGGTCTCGACGCTGCTAG GAGCTGTTGCAGTGTTTGTTGTGGGTCACATAAAAACATCCTGGGCAATGTGGGGTGAGGTGGCACTTGCCCTGTTCTCCTTTCTTATTGCTGCTACTGTATATATCATGGACACTGTTCGTAACATCTGGGTTTGCTATGCATCATATGTTGTCTTCAGAATTATCTACATGCTGCTAATCACAATAGCAAC gttCCAGATTGCTACAAATCTCAGTGTGGAGCGGTACGCCCTGGTGTTTGGGGTCAATACTTTCATTGCCTTAGCACTTCAGACTCTGCTCACTTTGATTGTTGTGGATGCCAGCGGGCTTGGGTTGGACATCTTCACCCAG ttCATGATTTATGCCTCTTACTTTGCGGCCATCTCGCTGGTGTTCTTGGGCAGTGGCATATACAGTATTATGAGAGCTTACAGAGGACAAGAGCAGGTGCAAAGCAGATCTCCTGAAAGCCAGTAG